One region of Quercus lobata isolate SW786 chromosome 2, ValleyOak3.0 Primary Assembly, whole genome shotgun sequence genomic DNA includes:
- the LOC115973922 gene encoding protein DOWN-REGULATED IN DIF1 11-like — MAMERLNSFSVVVTMLLACRVTFLSPGLASRVLSTSESEAPGYYDETDLAPIEAFQDFPPEPLATDPNSEFLEVCSKRLTPDCGESIFKNVFANDSMPVEDNCCLLLVSMGRTCHNKLVDNTINKIPDYKSNETITRLRSVQIWNKCALLADNAVPQTASPIED; from the coding sequence ATGGCAATGGAAAGGCTTAACAGCTTCTCTGTCGTGGTGACCATGTTATTAGCTTGTCGGGTGACCTTTCTTTCACCGGGACTCGCATCCAGAGTCCTCTCAACCTCAGAAAGCGAAGCACCTGGTTATTATGATGAGACTGATTTAGCTCCTATAGAAGCTTTTCAAGACTTTCCACCAGAGCCATTGGCTACTGATCCGAACTCTGAATTTTTGGAAGTTTGCTCAAAAAGACTAACCCCAGACTGTGGGGAATCAATCTTTAAGAATGTCTTTGCGAATGATTCTATGCCTGTCGAGGATAATTGTTGTCTCTTGCTTGTGTCGATGGGAAGAACTTGCCACAACAAGTTGGTGGATAATACCATCAATAAAATACCCGACTACAAATCCAACGAAACCATAACACGACTAAGAAGTGTGCAAATCTGGAATAAGTGTGCTTTACTTGCAGACAATGCTGTTCCACAGACTGCATCCCCCATAGAAGATTAA